GTTGATTCGCAGTTGTCGATGGTTGCACGATTATTTAAAGAATAACCCCAAGCTTAGTAACCAATGTTGATTCGCGGTTGTGCATGGTTGCACGATTATTTAAAGAATAACCCCAAGCTTAGTAACCAAGAGTGGGATTTGTGTTTCAATTTGAGACAGTAGAGTTAACAGGCTGTAAAATTTGGCGTTGGTTGAGCAAAATTGGTTCTCTACGGGGAGGGCTAGGAGGTTTCACAGGTTTTTTTCCTATACTTGGTTCACCAGGTCTATTTGTTTGTCCTCCACCAATCACGGGTGCAGATACGACTGGCTTGAGAGTAATGCTGGGTGTTATTACTGGCTTTTTCACAACTTCACTAGCAAAACTAGATGTTGCACTAGCCAGTAGTATTGGTAAAGCGATCGCCATTACAATTTGCTTTTTCATATCAATTTTTGTGTATTTTTTGACTTTTATTGCTAAAGCTACTATCGCCTTGGAGGAGATGTCTTCTTGGGTCGGGGATTGACTGTTGCAACTCCTATTTTTCTCACTCCGATAAAAGTTGTTCGCGAAATGATTGTTGTTTCTCCTATCCGCAGTCGTATCGGATTTGGTGGCTGTGTTGTTCGCCGGTCAACTCTTGGTTCTCCTATTCTCCTGACTCGTATCGGAGTTGGTGGCTGTGTTGGTCGCGGATCAACTCTTGGTTCTCCTATTCTTCGGGAAATTTCTTCTGTTTGGTCTAGTTCATTGTCCAGTCGTGCAGGAGTTGGTGGTTGTGTTGGTCGCGGATCAACTCTTGGTTCTCCTATTCTTCGGGAAATTTCTTCTGTTTGGTCTAGTTCATTGTCCAGTCGTGCAGGAGTTGGTGGCTGTGTTGGTCGCGGATCAACTCTTGGTTCTCCTATTGTCCTTGAATTTTCCTCTGTTTCTTGTTGTAAATCATTCTGCTGTTCATTACCTAACTTTCTCGAACTTTTTTCGATTTTAGATTTAAGAGTGAGAATTGTGTAACTTAATTTCGACAATAATTTCAGAAATTTAAATCTACTCACCTTGAAAATAACTCGTATGACCCTCAAAACTCGCGTTTTCATGTTAAATAATCTCCTGGTGTGTGTGAGACTAAGACTTTTGTTGCAATACGTTTACCTACCGAATGCCATCAAAGCATTCCCGAAACTAGCGTAAACTTGCCAATACTTAAATAGCCTCAATTTTTTCTATTTGCATCGTTTCCCAGACTTAATAGATTTACTTGAGTTGTTTTATGCAATCTTCTGTCGTTTTGGCGATCGTAGATTTGCACGGTTTTTATTTGCCGTTGGGCTGAAAAGTCTTAGTATGCTGATACATGGCGTATCACTTAATCCAAAATTTTAAATCCTAACTCGCAAGACTACCTCGATCAAGTATTTGTTCCTGGTAATATTATATACTTAAGTATGAGTATAATACGTTCTAGTTAGTTATCGCAACCGAATAATTTAAGATTTATTTTATAAAATATAGTTAAGCTCATCCCACGTCACGCGACTGCGTGGAATCAGAGCCAGGATTATGCTATATTTGCCCTGATGAGCGCTTATATGGCGTGCGATCGCCTTTAATTATAAGACAGACTTACGCAGTAAAATTAATGTAGGATGTGAAGCGCCAAAAGTACGGCACCCGACAATTTAAATTTTTTAACTGGAGATAATAAGCGTATGCCATATCAAGATATTGCCGATTTACCTGACTCAGTTAAAAATCATTTACCCAAACACGCATCTGAAATATTTATTGCTGCGTTTAACAATGCTTTAAAAGAATATGACGATGAAGAAGCAGCATTTAAAGTCGCTTGGGCAGCGGTAAAGCGTGACTACGAAAAAGGGGAAGATGGCAATTGGCATAAAAAAAGTTAAACCTAGACCACAACCGATTTAACTTCAATTTATTGGTTACAGTTTCTGACCGTATTAACACAGGCATCATCTATTGATTGCAGGTAGAAAATGCTTTAAATTGCAACTTTTGATATCATCTTCTTAGCTGCTTTATACCAAAAACTTACGCACGAGTTAATAGTTCCAGGTTATGACCATTGGGGTCATAAAAGTAAAAGCCACGCCCCCCTTTCCTGTGGTTAATCTCACCTTTATTATGATGCATGGGGTCACTACTGTATTCAAGACCTGCCTCTTTTATCCGTGCAAAGATACTATCAAATTCCTCTTCACTGACATGAAATGCATAATGGTGTGACTCAAATTCCTGGCGATCGGCAAAGTCGAGCGTTAGAGTATCATTGACTTGCACGGGGGCAAAGTAACTAAAATGCGACTCAACCTTTAAACCAAAAATTTCTGCAAAGAACCGTGCCGATGTTTCCTTATCGCGTGCGGGTACTATAGTGTGATTTAAAATAATCGTCATGTCACACTTCCTCCTTAATTTCAGCAATAATCATTATCAATTTTGTATTAAAATTGATAACAAAAAAGTTTTTTACTACATTCGTGTGCTTCTCTTCTATCTTATCTTTTTGTCACTGACACCAGTAATTGTTAAGAAATATGTAAAAAATATATAGATTTTTATGAGATAGGAAAAGTAATAAAACTAAAAGATAATCGTCAATAATTCATCCGCAAGATAGTTATCATCTAATTTATCAAACATCTAAAATTGGCTCAAACTACTTTTAATAGTAAAAAATTATGCTTAGTTTACTTTGGGGTATTGTAGTTATACTTGTCGTCTTTTGGGCATTGGGATTAGCATTTCATATTGCAGGCAGTCTAATTCATGCACTGTTACTTCTGGCAATTGCTCTTGCTGTTTACAACTTCTTGAAAGCGCGTACCGATTTTTAGAGGATATCTCAAAACTAAGGGTGTTGGTAATTAAAAATATCAATAGGAATCCGGTTTGATTGCGTGAAAAGATACGTACTAGCGTGGCAAGACTAAAATGTTGCAATAAATTCAAGTATAAAAGCTTAATTTTATTGTGGGATGGTCCGGAAAGCCCGTCCATTAGTGATGCACAAATTTAGCTGTGTCACGCTAGTAGGGTGCGCTCTTCGGCGAAAATACGGCACTATTAGCAAGGATTTGATGCGTTAGGATGAAATCCGTAACGCACCTTACAAGACTTTACAATACGTCAAATCATCCCGCCAATATGCAACGCCTATTTTATAAGTAATTACTGCCACGTAATTATACCATAATACGTTTACCTATAGCCTGATTTAGCGGATTTTTTCATAAAACCCCAATTTTTCTCTACTTAAGTATATAGATTTGTAAAGGTTTCCGGATATATCCTTCAACAAGAATGCATAAAATCGTAGCAACCAACCTAGAAAAACTTGACTCTTATTAAATAATCAGTATTTATATCAACATAAAAATTTTCAGTATATTTTCGAGATTGGTTGCTATTACCTGTATCGTAATTTAAAAAAATGTCTCCATTAGGCGTTGCTACTAGTCGCTCAACTTATGCTTTAGAAACAGGACACGCAAAAATTTGGTTGGTGTTGGTGGGTGTAAACCAATACCAAGATGAACGATTGCCGTCTTTGCGCTACTCAGCGCTTGATTGTCAAGGTTTAGCAGAAGCTTTAGCTGATGCAACTCAAGCGTTTCCGCAGACTGAGGTGTGGACTCATCACGATTTTTCGTTACAGTTGCCAACACTAACAAATATTCGTACTACTTTAAAACAAATTGCTGCTGCGGCTCAACCACAAGACACGATTTTATTTTATTTTTCTGGACACGGGATGGTAGAGTCAAAGTCTGGGCAGGTAGTTTTGTGTCTGGCAGATACGCAAACCAATAATTTACTGAATACGGGTTTAGGCTTACAGGAATTATTACATTTATTGGGACATAGTGGAGCGCAGACTCAGTTGGTGTTGTTGGATGCTTGTCATAGCGGTAGTATGTCACTCAAGGGAGCAAAAGGAGAAATACCAAACCGCGAAAACCTGACACCGCAAATGGTAGACTTGTTGCGGCAAAAAGCGAAAAAAAGTAAAGGATTTTATGCTTTGCTTTCTTGTGACACAGATCAGCAATCTTGGGAATTTCCGGAATTAGGACACGGAGTCTTTACTTATTATTTAATGCGGGGGTTGCGAGGTGAAGCTGCTGATGGACGCGGTTTGATTGAAGCGGATGGTCTTTATCGATATATTTATCATCAGACGCAGCAATACATCGAGCAAACTAATCAACAACTGCGACTAATTAATCAGCAAAAAAGAGGTAGGGGAGAAACTAGACTTTATTCAGAATATCCTTTGCAAACTCCGAAGCGGATTGTTGAAGGAGTTGGGGAAATTGTTCTTGGCTTAAAATCAGAAGTTGTAGAATCTTCCTCTTTGCGACAAGCGCTGATTGTTGAGGGACTGACGACTAATAAGACGACTCTCGATTTTTGTAAATTATTGCGGGGTGTTGGTGGCTTTGAGTTGGAGTATTTGCCACAAGCTGATAAAATAAGTGCTTCATATATTCAAGAAGGAATGCAGAATTGCTTGCAGAAAAAGCAAGATTCTCAAAGTTTAGAACATGACGCAACAGTTTTATTATATCTGCGTGGCAGACTGAAGCAAACTGAAGCGGGGGAAGCTGTGTTAGTGGTGGGGTCGGATATTGAATTGAGTCGCTCTTGGTTAAGACAACAACTCAGGCGATCGCCTTACACTCAACAAATTATCATCTTAGATTGTCTTTGTGAGCAAACGCAACAAGTCTCATTACAAGATTGGCTAGAAGACTTGCAGCTAAGTTCCGAACAAGGACAGTGTATCATTGCTGCTGCTTCTCCGTCATACAATCCCGAACAATTTGTTCAAGTTCTCCACGATACCCTCAAAGCTGCCCAACAGCAAAACAGTTTATCGGTAGCTAGTTGGATTACTCAATTGCAACTATCTTGTTCAAATACATTACCATTGCACATTTGGGTATCTGGCAT
The window above is part of the Tolypothrix sp. NIES-4075 genome. Proteins encoded here:
- a CDS encoding ChaB family protein, whose product is MPYQDIADLPDSVKNHLPKHASEIFIAAFNNALKEYDDEEAAFKVAWAAVKRDYEKGEDGNWHKKS
- a CDS encoding VOC family protein, with translation MTIILNHTIVPARDKETSARFFAEIFGLKVESHFSYFAPVQVNDTLTLDFADRQEFESHHYAFHVSEEEFDSIFARIKEAGLEYSSDPMHHNKGEINHRKGGRGFYFYDPNGHNLELLTRA
- a CDS encoding lmo0937 family membrane protein; translation: MLSLLWGIVVILVVFWALGLAFHIAGSLIHALLLLAIALAVYNFLKARTDF